The nucleotide sequence TGATCGGCGAACCGTTCCTCGACATGGAAGACGGTTGGGTCGCGGACATCCTGAGTTACGGCGAAATACAGGCATCCCCGCTCGGCGCGGGTCAGGCGGATATGCTCTGGCAAAGCATTGCGCAATATGTCGATTTCCTGGATGGTGCAGGTGATTGTGCCCGTCAGGCAGATTTGTGGCATGGTTCACATATCCTGAGGTTTCACGCAAAAAAAGGGCCAGCCCCCGCCGGGACCGGCCGCAAGATGTTCAGGAGAACTTACTCCCACTCGATCGTTCCCGGCGGCTTCGAGGTGATGTCATAGGTCACGCGATTGATGCCCGGCACCTCGTTGATGATGCGCGTGGCGGTCTCGCCAAGAAATTCATGGCTGAACGGGTAGTAATCCGCAGTCATGCCGTCAACCGAAGTCACAGCTCGCAAGGCGCAGGCGTAGTCATAAGTGCGC is from Qingshengfaniella alkalisoli and encodes:
- a CDS encoding putative quinol monooxygenase, translated to MPQICLTGTITCTIQEIDILRNALPEHIRLTRAERGCLYFAVTQDVRDPTVFHVEERFADQAAFDAHQARTKSTTWFTATQHMTRNYEIRLD